Genomic DNA from uncultured Fretibacterium sp.:
AACAAACCGGGCAAGCTGGAGGAGGGCGAGTTCGCCATCATGAAGAAGCACCCGGAGCTGGGCGAGGAGCTCGCGGCGTCCAATGGAATCACGGACCGCCGCTCTCTCGATGTCATCCGGAAGCACCATGAACGCTACAACGGCGGTGGGTATCCGGATAACCTGAACGGGACGGCTATCTCGATCGAGGCGCGGATCGCGGCGGTGGCGGACGTCTTCGACGCCTTGACCGCCAAGAGGGTCTACAAGAACCCCATGCCGAGCCGGGAGGCCATGTCCGTTATGACCGGAGCGATGTCCACACACTTCGATCCTGACGTGATGAGGGTTTTGCTTCTATCCGTCGGGATATATCCCTCGGGCTCCCTGGTGGAGCTCTCCGACGGCAGCGTCGGCACGGTCGTGGGGGCTTACGGGAAAGACCTGGTGCGTCCCAAGGTGGCTATTTCCCTGGACCGGTTCGGCAACAAGCTGACGGAGAAAAAAATCATAGACCTTTCCGAGGAACGGGAGTTGTTCGTTAAGCGCGCGCTCCCGTCCAACGAAAAAGATAAACTGGCTTTTTGAGCGGCATCGGGACGTAAAGGTTCCGCCGTTGCGTTCTGTCGAGGGGGCATGTTCGCAACGGCGCTTTGCGTCCCGTTTGATCGTTTCCAGGTTACGTTGTGCCGTGTCCTGTGTAAACACCGAGGGGGTTGTTGTCGTTGGCCGAAAAAAAACAGTTCAGGGTGGGGGTCAACATCGCATGGTGCAAGGGGTGCTCCCTGTGCGTCGGCGTTTGTCCGAGATCTGTGCTGGAGTTGAGCGATCGTCTGAAATCTACGCCGGTTCGGGAACACGATTGCATAGGCTGCCGCCAGTGCGAAAATATTTGTCCGGACCTTGCGATAACGATTACGGAAAAGGAGAAGGATAGAGAGAAAGAGGGGGATGCGGATGCCTGAGTTCGCTTTCTGGCAGGGCAATACCGCTCTGGCGTACGGCGCCCTTTTGGCGGGCTGCAACTTTTTCGGAGGGTATCCGATCACCCCCTCCACGGAGATTGCGGAGGTCATGGCCGAGGAGCTTCCCAGGAGGGGGGGACACTTCATCCAGATGGAGGACGAGATTGCGGGAATCGCCTCCGCCATCGGCGCCTCCATCGCCGGGGCCAAGGCGCTGACGGCGACCTCCGGTCCGGGCTTCTCCCTGAAACAGGAGAACCTGGGCCTAGCCTACATCGCGGAGATCCCCATCGTGGTCGTGGACGTCATGCGAGGGGGGCCCTCGACGGGGACGCCGACCAAGACGGCTCAACAGGACGTCATGCAGGCGCGGTGGGGAACCCATGGCGACCACGCGACGATCTGCTACGCCCCATCGTCGGTGCAGGAGTGTTACGACCTCGCCGTCAAGGCCTTCAACATGGCGGAGCGGTTCCGTCAGCCCGTATTGATCCTCAGCGACGAGGTCGTGGGGCACATGAGGGAAAAGGTCGCGAAGAGGGATCCCTCGTCCGTAAAGCTGGAGAACCGGCCACGCCCGTCGGTCCCGCCCGAGAAGTTCACCCCCTACGAGCCGAATCCCGTGACGGGGGTTCCGGCTATGGCCTCCTTCGGAGACGGCTACTCCTGGCACGTCACGGGGCTGACGACCAACGACTGGGGGTTCCCGACGAACAATCCACCGGAGATCGAAAGGAAGATACTGCGCCTGATGAGCAAGGTGGATCGGGCCAGGTCCCAGGTCGTGGAGTACGAATCCGAGTTCATGGACGGGGCGGGCATCGTCGTGGTGGCCTACGGCAGCGTCGGCCGCTCCGCCCTGCGCGCCGTCCGGGACGCGCGCAGGAAGGGGGTTCCCGTCGGATTCTTTCGCCCGATAACGCTTTGGCCCTTTCCGGACGCGGAACTGGCCAAAATGACCCTTGGGGCGAGGACGATCATCGTCCCCGAGCTCAACTGCGGTCAGATGGTCCTCGAGGTGGAGCGCCTGTTTCGCGGCAGAAGCGAGGTCCTGCCCCTGAATCTCGTGAACGGCGAGCTTTTCAAGCCGTCCGAGATCGGCCGTAAGATCGAGGAGGTGGCCTGACATGCCGAGTGCGGAGGTCCTCAGCTGGGTTCGGACGCGGTTCATGCCCCATATCTGGTGCCCGGGGTGCGGGCACGGCATCATCATGCACTCCCTGATCCGGGCGCTTGTCGCACTGAAGAAGGAGAAGTCCAACACGGTGCTGGCCTCGGGGATCGGCTGTTCCAGCCGCATGGCGGGCTACATCAACGCTTGCACGCTCCACTCCACCCACGGGCGCTCCCTGGCGTTCGCGACGGGGATCAAGCTGCACCGCCCGGAGCTCACCGTGGTGGACGTGATGGGGGACGGCGACTGCACGGCCATCGGGGGAAACCATTTCATCCATGCCTGCCGGCGCAACATCGACATAACCGCCATCGTCATGAACAACAACATTTATGGCATGACCGGCGGACAGGCCAGCCCGACGACGCCCATTGGGGCCTGGGCCTCGACGACGCCCTACGGCGCCATCGACCCGGCATTCGACATCTGCAAACTGGCGGAGGGGGCGGGCGCCTCGTACGTGGCCCGGACGACCATCGCCAATCCCCGCCAGGCCGAGACGTACATCACGAACGGGATCAAAAAGAAGGGGTTCTCGGTCATCGAGGTGGTGACCCACTGCCACACCCAGTTCGGCCGCAAGAACGACCGCAGGCTCCCCATCGAGAACTACAATTTTTTCAAGGAGGCCTCCGTACCCCTGGCCAAGGCCCGGACGATGAGCCCCGAGGAGCTGGCGGGCAGGATCGTCTGCGGCGAGTTCGTCAACAAGGACGTCCCGGAGTATACGGAGCGGTACCGGAAGTTGGCCATCGATAAGGCAAGGGGGTAGGGGACATGGCGGCGGAGAGGTTTGAAATTCGCATCGCCGGATCCGGCGGACAGGGGGTCATTTTGGCCACGGAGCTGATCGGCCAGGCCATTACGCACTACGAGCCGGAGCTTTACGTCGTCCAGTCCCAGGCTTACGGACCCGAGGCAAGGGGCGGAAAGTCCAAGGCCGAGGTCGTCATATCGTCCGAGCCCATCGACTACCCCAAGGTGATCGCCCCCAGCCTCCAGGTCATCCTGACCCAGGCTGCCGCGGACGAGTTTGCCGCCGATACCAAGCCCGGAGGACGAATTGTTTACGACGATTTCTTCGTCACGGACCTTCCGGGCGTGCGCATAGGGGATTATGGCGGCGGTAGCGTCGAGAGCACTCAGACGCGCATCGACGCCCGCATCTACGTGCTGCCCATCGTCAGGACGGCCCGGGAGGAGCTGGGACGGGAGATCGTCACGAACATGGTGGCCCTGGGCTGCGTCGGGCGGGTCCTGGAGCTGGAAAAAATCGCCTCCCCCGATTCCCTGCGCAAGGTGGTCGCGGTGCACTTCCCCGTGCAGAAGATCGCGGACCTCAACCTCCGGGCATTCGACGCGGGATACGAGGTTTTGAAGCAGACGCCCCTGCCCGACTGATTCCTCACTTCCAGGGCCCCGAGGTTCCGACGAGGAAAGCCGGGAACGGGCAAAAAAAGACGGGCGCCTTTTAGGCGCCCGTCTTTTTTGTCCTTACGAAGAGGTCCGGAATCGGGCCCGCCGACGGTCACTCGATGACGAGCGGGGGGGGCGTCTCGCCGATAAAGCGGATCTCGGGGTCGTACATTCCCTCGGCCGAGATGGGCGGCACGGCGAAGGTCCCCTTCGTTACCGCCCGGACCCGGAAGCGATACGTCGCCGCCTGCGAGAGCCGATCGGCGAAGAGCAGCAGGCGATCGTCCCTGACGTCGCTGCGGAACAGGCTCGCCTCCTCGCCCTCGTCCGAGAGCCTCGGGTTCTCTATCTCCAGCCCTGCGGGGAGTAGGCAGGAGAGGGCCAGGTTGCTTACGGGGAGGGAGGGCACGAGGGTCAGGACAACCTGGACCCTCATCCCCTGAGGCACGGGCCTGGATGGGTCGAGCTTGTTTCCCTTCTCGTCGAGCCAGGTACTGGTAACCTTCAGCCCCCGGCTCTCGGGCTTGGGCCGACCGACAGGGTATCCGAGAAGCGTCCAGCTGT
This window encodes:
- a CDS encoding 4Fe-4S binding protein, whose amino-acid sequence is MGVNIAWCKGCSLCVGVCPRSVLELSDRLKSTPVREHDCIGCRQCENICPDLAITITEKEKDREKEGDADA
- a CDS encoding 2-oxoacid:acceptor oxidoreductase subunit alpha, translating into MPEFAFWQGNTALAYGALLAGCNFFGGYPITPSTEIAEVMAEELPRRGGHFIQMEDEIAGIASAIGASIAGAKALTATSGPGFSLKQENLGLAYIAEIPIVVVDVMRGGPSTGTPTKTAQQDVMQARWGTHGDHATICYAPSSVQECYDLAVKAFNMAERFRQPVLILSDEVVGHMREKVAKRDPSSVKLENRPRPSVPPEKFTPYEPNPVTGVPAMASFGDGYSWHVTGLTTNDWGFPTNNPPEIERKILRLMSKVDRARSQVVEYESEFMDGAGIVVVAYGSVGRSALRAVRDARRKGVPVGFFRPITLWPFPDAELAKMTLGARTIIVPELNCGQMVLEVERLFRGRSEVLPLNLVNGELFKPSEIGRKIEEVA
- a CDS encoding 2-oxoacid:ferredoxin oxidoreductase subunit beta — its product is MPSAEVLSWVRTRFMPHIWCPGCGHGIIMHSLIRALVALKKEKSNTVLASGIGCSSRMAGYINACTLHSTHGRSLAFATGIKLHRPELTVVDVMGDGDCTAIGGNHFIHACRRNIDITAIVMNNNIYGMTGGQASPTTPIGAWASTTPYGAIDPAFDICKLAEGAGASYVARTTIANPRQAETYITNGIKKKGFSVIEVVTHCHTQFGRKNDRRLPIENYNFFKEASVPLAKARTMSPEELAGRIVCGEFVNKDVPEYTERYRKLAIDKARG
- a CDS encoding 2-oxoacid:acceptor oxidoreductase family protein — its product is MAAERFEIRIAGSGGQGVILATELIGQAITHYEPELYVVQSQAYGPEARGGKSKAEVVISSEPIDYPKVIAPSLQVILTQAAADEFAADTKPGGRIVYDDFFVTDLPGVRIGDYGGGSVESTQTRIDARIYVLPIVRTAREELGREIVTNMVALGCVGRVLELEKIASPDSLRKVVAVHFPVQKIADLNLRAFDAGYEVLKQTPLPD